The Bdellovibrio bacteriovorus genomic sequence TGGCTGATTAAAATATATAAGAATCAGGATCTGTATTTAGAAAGTATCGCTCTGGCCTACACCGTAATTGCGGTACAAACCGCATTAGCTGGCCTGCTTGTCTTTGATAATTTTCTGGGCGTTATCAACAAGCCACAACTGTATCTAAAACAAAAGTCTTTTATCCTGCTGTTTAACTTGATAGCTCAACCGGTGTTTTTCTTATCGATGGGCTTGATGGGGTCGGCAATTGCGACTTCTTTAAGTTACTTGTGTTCGGCAGCTCTGAACTATTTAGCCATTAGCACATCCCGAGCGGCCGCCTGATATTTTAATATAATTTAGGAACTCTGGTGATGGCTTTGGCAACTTCAATTGCATCAAGTCCAAGAACGTCACAATACCATGCAAAGGACTCCGGACGAGGGTGATTGTCTCTCTCGATCAACGCCTTGGCCTGGTCAATCGTCAAATGACCTTCACGAATCTGATTTGCACGAAGAGTGTCGTTCTCAGAGAAGCCAACAACAGAGTGATAAATGAAATTATAGAATGGGGCTGTCCCATCACCAATACGCCAGCTGGTTTCACAGTCTGGTGAGTACTCCCAGTCATACCGCTTCAAAGTGGCATCCACGACATTTTCATTCCACTCTACATAATCAAAAAGATTAAGATAAGTGCGTGGATAAACGTAATAGCTGAGGTAGCCAGTGAACGTATCCCACAGAGAGGCATTCCAATAGCCCGGATTTACTGCAAACTCGGTTCCATAAAAACTCAGCATTTTAAGTTTATTCGACGTTGACATGCTATAGGCCATTGAAGAGTTTTCACCACTTTGCTCAGCGCCCGCAAATCTGGTTTTAAAGCCAGTCTTTTCAAGCTTGTTTTCGCCCATAACATTCAAATGCAAACCGTTTTCTTTTTTTACTTTTTCTGCATAGTAGAAGTAATGCTTATCCCCTGCCATGAACAAAGGAATCGTCCCCAACGAAGGACGTCGAAGCCATGCGGAAACGTTGTCTTTGATATACTTTCTTTTCTTTTCAATATCCGCAGACACAATAAGGTGTTCAACTTTCAAATCTCCACACATGCGAGACTGATTGCGGCGAGCCAGATCCGTTACCATACCCCAGTCGTAGGTAAAGGCAGAGGCCTTCAACCCCAATTCCTTCACAACGGTATGCAGAGTGAAACAGCTGTCGCGGCCACCACTCAGACTGACCAAGACCTTATCTTGAGTACCGCCCTTAGAAAGGCGATTATACAGGTCATTCTTGGACAACTTGGGCTTCGCGCTTTGGTATCCAGCACAAATTGAACACGCACCAGCAGAATCGAATGCAATGCCTGGAAACGTTGAAGGTAACAGACACTTCGTACAACGTTTTACGTTCTTGGTGGCATCGCTAACGAACCTGAATTCACTTTCAAGAATACGCCCCAGCTCAACCACATTAACATGGCTTGTATATTCTGTAGTTTGAACCTTGGTCACTTCTTTCAAAGGTGCGGATGACTCCGGCATACCGAAAGAAATCTCTTCTTTGGTAACATCGTAAATTCCGCCCTTTGTGTTACGGTGATCGTAAACAAAGACATTAGGAAACAACAGCTGAGTTGCTTCGTACTGCTCCTGCAGTGGAAGGGCTCTTTTTTCAGAAGAGAAATACCAGCGCTCATCACGATTCTGCAAATACAGTGAACCGTTAGATGAGAATAAAATACTCAGTCCCCACTTGGCAGAATAAATTGCGAAGTTGTTCGCGCCTTTGATCTCCTCATTGAAGGCACGCATGACTTTCGAGAAATCGAACGTGTCCGCAGAATCAGAAAGCTTACTTAGAAAACCAACTGATGCGTAGGTATCCAAAGGTAAAGCGCAGATATCAGAAGATATCCCTTCTTTAACCTCTTTTTCATTTGTGATGATACCATTATGAACAACAATCCAGTCCTTGTAGACTACCGGCTGATTGTTCGCAGAATCCCCTGTGCCACCATGAGTCGCCAGACGAGTATGGCCAAAGACAAGCTCAGGCTTGCCGGATGCAGATACGAAACTGCGGAAGCTTTTGTATTCGTCCGACCGGATGGCCTTATGAAACGGAAGAGAGAGCTTTCCAAAACGCAAATCCCGTCCGGCATAATCAAGGGCAGCAAAACCGAAGGCATCATGACCCCGGCGTTCCAGGACCTTCGCCATTGCCTCAAACTCTTCTATAGAATTTGAGCCTCCAAGATTTCCAATGACCCCAGCAATACCACACATACCTTATTCTCCGTAAAATACCTTCTGCTTCAGCAATGCCAAGCTACGCTCTTGATTGACACGAATTCGATCCAACATCTCAACGACCAGCCCAAGAATAAACAGGAACAATGCCGTGCCCAATAAGAACCCACCGCTGAATCCAGCCCACAAATAGCCGGTAAACTTTCCAGTTTGCATAAAATGAGCAATGAACACCGCAAAAAGAGATCCGCCAATTGCAAACAACACAGAAGCCATACTCCAAAACAGTTTCAGAGGGTAATAGCTCAGATACGCTCGCCCAATGATCTTGGAGGTGTTCAAAGCGTACTTCGCAATGCTGTGAGCCATACGACTTTTACGTCCCTCGAAGTACTTCACGCGCGAGGGTACTTCCTGAATGCGGAAACGTTTATAGGACAAGTCCAAAAACACTTCTTGAGTATAAGTGAACTGACCAAAAAGATTGAGATTCAAAAGACACTGCTTTGAGTAGGCACGGAAGCCGCAGGCCACGTCGTAATACGAAGAACCCGTCAATGAACTGATCAGCTTTGACATTTGACGATTTCCCCAAAGCTTCACTGGAGGTATGCCCTGAGGCAGATACTCGTCAGAGATAAAACGTGAAGCCGTAACAAAATCGGCTCGACCATCAACAATCGGCGCGATCAGTTTTGGAATATCATTGGGGTCAAACTGGCCGTCACCATCCGTAGTAACCATGAGATCCATCTTATTTCTAAGACTCCACTCAACTGCACTTTGAAAAGCAATACCAAGCCCCTTATTTACCCCATGGGAGACAACCTCCGCCCCCGCTTCACGAGCAAGCTGAGCGGTATTATCTTTAGAGCCGTCATCGATCACAAGGACGACAACCTTGGACACCCTATCAAGATTTCTAGGGATAGAGCGGACGACGGTAGCGATCGTTTCGCTCTCGTTCAAACATGGGATAGCCACTACCAGATTCATACAACCTCAAATATAAAATTATGCGTGTACCACATTGTCATGATGTCCACGGTACTTTCCGCGTGTATCAACAATCAGCTTGGCATTTTTCTGAATCATGTCGTAGTCAAACACATCATGATCAGTCGCAACAACCACACAATCATATTCTTTTAGTGTGGCCGCCGTGACATCAACAGAGCTCAACTCAAATTTGTGCTCACGCATTTTTGGGAATACTGGGACATGAGGATCTGCATAACTGATGTTAGCGCCATTATCACGCAGTCTTTCCATCAAAAATACAGACGGAGACTCACGCATATCATCAATGTTTTTCTTATAAGAAATTCCCAGCACCAGAACTTTTGCTGCTTTAACTGACTTCAAGCGATCATTAAGCGCCAGTGCAATCTTCTTCATAACGTAGGCTGGCATTGAGTTATTAATCTCCCCTGCCAATTCGATGAAGCGAGTGTGAACCCCAAATTCACGAGCTTTCCAAGTCAAATAGAATGGATCGATAGGAATACAGTGACCACCGATCCCCGGCCCTGGACGATATGCAACGAAACCAAATGGTTTGGTTGCTGCTGCATCAATAACTTCATGAATGTCGATGCCCATTTTGTCAGCGACAATTTTCATCTCGTTCACCAGACCGATATTTACCGCACGGTGAATGTTCTCAAGAAGTTTAGTCATCTCAGCAGCCTTCGTTGAACTTACCGGAACTACTTTATCGATCACGCCACCATATAGTTCCACACCAACTTCAAGACATGCCGGCGTTGAGCCGCCAACCACTTTAGGAATTGTTTTGGTGTTGAAGTGGGGATTGCCCGGATCTTCACGTTCTGGAGAGAATACCAAAAAGACATCCTTACCAACGGTGAATCCACGCGCTTCAATACGGGGTCTTAGTTCTTCTTCAGTTGTTCCCGGATAAGTTGTGCTTTCCAAAGATACAACCTGCCCTTTTCTCAGGTAAGGAACAAGGCTGTCCATTGTATTCAAAACAAAACTCAAATCCGGCTCGCGGTATTTATTCAGAGGCGTTGGCACGCAAAGAATAATGGCATCAACTTTTGCTATTTCTGCAAAATTTGTCGTCGCCGTAAAGTTCTTACTGGAAGCCTGTTTTACCGATGCGCTGGAAATGTGCTCAATATAGCTTTCGCCCGCTTTGATCTTTGTTACTTTAGTTTCATCAATATCGAAACCAACAACAGAAAAATTTTCTTCAGAAAAACGAAGTGCCAAAGGAAGGCCTACATACCCCAGACCGACAATCCCAATGACAGCTTTTTTAACCTTCAAGTCATTCGCCAAAGAACTCATACACCCTCTTCAATAATATAGAGAAAGGATAATAAACCCGAGTATTTATATAAGTAAACGAATTCCCCTTAGAGAGACTGTTATGATGCAACACCACATCAGTGACGCTAGAACTCAGATAACCGAAATCTTAATTCTGGGATGAACCGCGAAATTTTTCCGTCGTAGCAGAGCCCGCTGAACTGATGCCTTCGCGTATTAAAACTTTTTTAACAGTCTTAAAGAGAATCTTCATATCCAAAACAAATGATCTGTTATCGACATACCAAACGTCCAACTTGAACTTATCTTCCCAACTTAGGCTGTTTCGACCATTTACCTGCGCCCAACCAGTAATACCGGGGCGAACCTCATGTCGGCGAGCCTGGAACTCATTATACAACGGAAGATATTCTGCATGAAAAGGTCGCGGACCAACGAAGCTGATATCACCCACGAGAAGATTATAAAAACTGGGCAGCTCGTCCAGACTACTAGCACGCAGAAACTTTCCAAAGGAAGTGAGTCGCTGTTCATCAGGCAACAATTGCCCGTGAGCATCGACCTGATTTGTCATAGAACGAAACTTCCATAGATAAAAGACTTTCCCACCCAGCCCTCCTCGAGCCTGCTTAAATAACACGGGCGGTCCTAGTTTGATACGAACTAAAAGTGCAGTTACGAAGAGTACAGGCAGCCATAACGGGGAGAACACAAACAGCAGGATCAAATCAAAACATCGCTTCATGAATTGCTCGCAAAATCACGAATATGCTCTAACTTTGAAATACTAATAATAGCACCCTCAATACCCTGATGACTAAGAGCCCATTCAAATAGCTCTCGGGCCGTTTTGTTCGTATTCTTGAGAGCTTCTCCAGCAGCCAATGGCCGTAAAATATAAGATTTCTTACCAAGCTTTGCAGCCAGCTCGATAGATTTATCGTATTCTGTTTCAATCACGTTACGATAAACTACCAGCCCGTCAATACATTCTATCCGAATAGCGCTATTTGCGAATGGAACAGAATAAGGAAAACACATAAATTGCTTTATCTTATTTTGAAGTTTGAGATCTTCAACTTCCTTCGCTAAACAAGGACAAGCAGCTATAAAGTCTCTAATTCTAATCTGATCCTCATTCAGATTCAGCCTCCACATCCACTGAACTACAGACAAATGAGCAGTCTGCAAATCCGAAAGATAGTCGTTCACCTTTTTAGTCAGACGGCCTACTTCAAAACCAACATCCCCGAAACTAGGCTCTGCAAGCTTCACAATATGCTCAAATTCTACATGAGGATGCTTTTTCTTTAAAAAACTAAGAGCCTCTTTTAATAAAGGATAACTCTCGTATTCCGAAGAGCTATGGAGTTTACGAACTCCCAACGAGTGTGCCTCGCAAAAAAATTGTACCCAAAATGAAACGTCCAGAGTCACTTCATGCAGGCGCATTGTCCCCAGAACTAGCTTATTGACCATTTGGCTTTCTTCCGTACTTATTAGAAAACACCGACATTCATCGCACACTTCCAAATAAAGCGTTCAGATTCTTTGGTGGCAGCAAAAGAGTTTCTTCCATGAAGAAGCTCGTCATCTTTCCACATAACGGAATCTCCGGGTTGCAATTTTACAGCCAATGTTTTTGCTTTAATTGCCGAAGAGGATAAAAGATAACTATGAAACTCTTCAACCATGTTACGAGTTTCCGCGCCGATTTCAGAAGAAACACAATAATAGTTCCAATTAACATGTAACTTAGCGCCTTTCTGGCAAATGATACACTCGGAACGAGAGTCGCCAGATCTCGAATGAGACACAGGACGAGACATCAACTTTTCCAAAAGAACAGGATTCTCAGACTTCATACACTCAACCAGATCAACTGAGTCCAAGAAAGTAGTTTCACCGCCCGAGCCCGCATTGGTAACACAGGCTAACAACGTCGAGTTTGGGAAGGTTGGAATATAAGAGCCATCTGTATGAAGAGGCTGAGCATTTGCAGAGTGCCGATATGCATCTGGAAAACGTGGATCAAATCGAACTTCCATCCAAACCTTGCCAGTTCTTTGCTTACTTCGGTCTCCAACATTGACATCCTCAGCTAACGCCGCAGGAGTTCCAATAAAAGGAAATAGCGTTTCATAAAATTCCCTGACGGACTCAATCTTTTCCGCTGCCCTCAGCACGAAAACTTTAAGGTTATCGTTTTTCCAATCCTCAACCAAGGCCTTACAGGTCTCAGCTGCAGAATCTTTGGTAAACTTCTTCTCCCACAACATATTAGAACCCTCGCTCAACAATTGATAACTTGCCTGCTAATACATGGCAACAATCAACTTAACCACTCCAGCCAAGGCTCCACCTAAATATTTTAAAAATCGGCCCTAGGATGCCAAGATACTAAACACATTTGAGTTCTTCGACATTGCCTACACACCGAATTCAACGCGCGCGGCGTCGAAACTTAGAAAAGACTACGGACGTCACCTATTGTACACTGCGAGCCTGAGGCCACATGTCTAAAATCGCCAACATACTACTACACGTTCTAATATTCGTCACCATCATCCACTGGAGAGCTTTTGACGCAATGATTGTACTATCGTTGTTAATTTTGATCGCAGGTCGGCCATTTTCGATAGACCAAATTGCTGGCGCACTTAAGCAAACTAAACTTTTCCATTTCTTGATAGTAGCGTGGTTACTCGTAGTTTTTATTGGGAATTATTTGTATGGAACGCCCGCAGAAGTATTAAACTTCAGATGGATTTTTGGCAGCTATATTATCTACGCCGTGAGTAGACTGAACCGAGTCAAAGATGACTCATTTTTATCCACCACATCATTGGTCGTAACTGCAGGTGCTATTTTAGCATTCGTATATGCTTATCAATCAACCACCTCGTGGCCGTCGCAAGACAATAGGTTCTCTGGCTTTTACCACAACCCTAACGTGTATGGCATGACTTTATCTCTTCCCTGCGTATATCTTATCGGTTGGGTGCTAACGGCCATCTTCTTTAAAAAGAAGATCTCCACCTGGAACATACTGGCGCTTGGAACTTTAACAGCCACAGTGTTTTTCACATATTCCCGCAGCTCGTGGATGGGGCTAGTATCTGCAACTTTAATGGCCGTATTTGTAATGCGCAAAAATAGAACGGTTATTCTGGGGTTCATATTTTCAATTTTAGTTGGCATAATAATGTTTCTTACAAACTTCATGAGTCTGAAGGAACGCTTACTCTACACAGGAGACTTCACGGGAGCAACTTCCACGACCGTTCGCATAGAGATCTGGAAAGCTAACATTGCCATGTTTCTCGACCAGCCCTGGTTTGGAGTTGGGTATTGGCATAACACCGAACTTCTTTCAAAATACACTACTCCAGACAAGGTTCCAGGTGACGATATATTCGCCCATGCCCATAACCAGTACCTTCAGGTACTTTCTGGAACTGGAATTATCGGGTTTACTATATACTTGCTTTTAATAGCGGTGATCGGATTTTACTTTTGGGGCAAGTATCAATCTTCAAAAGATGTCCTAGTGAAGCGAATTGCACTTTGCGCCTTTCTCTCGTTTGTCTCTTATCTTTTTACTTCATTGTCAGACTCGCCACTTGATAGCAGAGAGACGCGAGACTTTTTTATGATTATTCTTGCAGGGAGCTTGGGAATTATTCACAACCGCACTCAGCCAGCAACTATTAACAGTTAATAAATTTTTACTTCGACTGGTAAGTTGCCCAGCTCACCTTTGAAAGAAATCAAATCATTTTTCAGTTTGGATATTTTTTCCTCTCTTGTAAATACGGAAACAACATCACCACCTAAAACGACATTCTTCTCCAGCAAAATAAACTCTCCTACTTTTTTCCACTCGGCAGACGGCTGAAGCCAGCTTTCATATATAAAAAGAATATCAACGCCTTTTTCATTAGCAATATCTGAAATCCAATCAAAATCGCGAGAGCTCAATCGCTTTCGCAAAGCATCTTGCGAGGCGAGGCCCCAAAGATCCAACACTTCATACTTGTATCTTAAACCTGGAAGTCCAATGTCATTGAGTCCGACAGGTTCTTTCAAATACTTATCCATGAATTCAGCTGTAACTCCTTGCTGAAAACGTATGTTCCGAGACGCTTGATGTAATTTACTCAAGCTAAAAATATATGGCTCGCATAACCAACATAGGAATGCAAACGACAAGATGTATCGCCATCTGCTCAAGTTTGAGACAGATAGCAGACTAATGAAAAATAGAATTACGTATACCAATATGTAAACTTCATACCGAAAGAACCAACCAAATTTACCTACGAGCAAATGCAGTACGGATGGTATAACCAAAACAGTTACACTTGCCCAAGACAATCGGTGTGTCTTACGTGCCAACAAAACATTGATAATAGTAAGAAGCAAAATGCCTAAGCCTTGTCGCGAGGTAGCGTTTGCATGAAAAGTTGACAGAACTGTTAACAAAAAACTTGTATCACTCGCCGTCTTTGCCATGACGGATGACGGAAGAAATCCAAGCCCAATCCACTTAAGAAAAAAGGAGAATGCAACGGCAGGGAATAAAGGAAAAAGAGTCACAATACAGATCTTTTTTGGATCCCTTTTGGTGAGATAAAAAGCAACTGCAGCTGCCCAAAATACAAGCATTTCATAACGTATCATGATCGCGAAGGTTAACAAACCAACCAACTGTCCAAAGCTTTCCTGTCTTCTCTCCACTATCTCCGCAAACTGTTTAAAAATTAATGCTACGAGTAGAAGTTGAAGAACGTGTTCTAATCCGTTAAGTGCCAAGCCAAAACCATTTATAAAAAATAGTAATAAAATAGATATTGTATAAGAAACTGCAGGCCTGATTTGAAAATTTACTAGTAGATCAAAAACCACAGCAACAAAGCAGAGAATCAAAACTGAGTTGAAAACAAAAGGAACATATTCAAAAAAATAAGTGTGCGCGAACGGGGCAAGTAGGAACGGCCAAACGATACTTGAACTTGGAGCTGAATTTTCTGACAAGTTAAACCCGTAGTGTCCCGATGCAATATTTTTAGCCAACTTCAAATGGATATAAGGATCATCAAGCGTATATGTAAAAGCTTGGAATCCTTCCGTAACCCAAGCCAAGAAAATAACTTGATACATAACTGCCGTTAGTAAGACGAAAGCTAGCCATTGCATTCTTGTTTTGCGGGACAATTCCTGAGTTTTAAACATAGTTCCTTCTTGGCGTTTGAACAAAAGACGAACTTAGACAAGCCACTAGAAAAACTCAAGATTCGCAACTGACGCGCTGCCATTTCTTTGCTACTTTTTTTACATCCGATTAAATTGCCTTCATGAGACATTATGTAGTCTGCGATTTGGATGATTGCCTTATAAAAACAGATTTGCTTTATGAACAATGGCTTGTTCTTCTAAAATCCAAGCCGTTAGTTTTCTTACAAAGTCCTTTTTGGCTTGTAAAAGGTCGCTCTTATTTTAAATTCAAATTGTCTCAGCATGCACCCATTTCCCCTAACCTTCTACCTTACAGGGAAGAAGTAGTTCAGTTTTTAAAAACGTCGAAAACTGATAAAAACAATCA encodes the following:
- a CDS encoding nucleotide sugar dehydrogenase, encoding MSSLANDLKVKKAVIGIVGLGYVGLPLALRFSEENFSVVGFDIDETKVTKIKAGESYIEHISSASVKQASSKNFTATTNFAEIAKVDAIILCVPTPLNKYREPDLSFVLNTMDSLVPYLRKGQVVSLESTTYPGTTEEELRPRIEARGFTVGKDVFLVFSPEREDPGNPHFNTKTIPKVVGGSTPACLEVGVELYGGVIDKVVPVSSTKAAEMTKLLENIHRAVNIGLVNEMKIVADKMGIDIHEVIDAAATKPFGFVAYRPGPGIGGHCIPIDPFYLTWKAREFGVHTRFIELAGEINNSMPAYVMKKIALALNDRLKSVKAAKVLVLGISYKKNIDDMRESPSVFLMERLRDNGANISYADPHVPVFPKMREHKFELSSVDVTAATLKEYDCVVVATDHDVFDYDMIQKNAKLIVDTRGKYRGHHDNVVHA
- a CDS encoding glycosyltransferase family 2 protein; this translates as MNLVVAIPCLNESETIATVVRSIPRNLDRVSKVVVLVIDDGSKDNTAQLAREAGAEVVSHGVNKGLGIAFQSAVEWSLRNKMDLMVTTDGDGQFDPNDIPKLIAPIVDGRADFVTASRFISDEYLPQGIPPVKLWGNRQMSKLISSLTGSSYYDVACGFRAYSKQCLLNLNLFGQFTYTQEVFLDLSYKRFRIQEVPSRVKYFEGRKSRMAHSIAKYALNTSKIIGRAYLSYYPLKLFWSMASVLFAIGGSLFAVFIAHFMQTGKFTGYLWAGFSGGFLLGTALFLFILGLVVEMLDRIRVNQERSLALLKQKVFYGE
- a CDS encoding O-antigen ligase family protein; its protein translation is MSKIANILLHVLIFVTIIHWRAFDAMIVLSLLILIAGRPFSIDQIAGALKQTKLFHFLIVAWLLVVFIGNYLYGTPAEVLNFRWIFGSYIIYAVSRLNRVKDDSFLSTTSLVVTAGAILAFVYAYQSTTSWPSQDNRFSGFYHNPNVYGMTLSLPCVYLIGWVLTAIFFKKKISTWNILALGTLTATVFFTYSRSSWMGLVSATLMAVFVMRKNRTVILGFIFSILVGIIMFLTNFMSLKERLLYTGDFTGATSTTVRIEIWKANIAMFLDQPWFGVGYWHNTELLSKYTTPDKVPGDDIFAHAHNQYLQVLSGTGIIGFTIYLLLIAVIGFYFWGKYQSSKDVLVKRIALCAFLSFVSYLFTSLSDSPLDSRETRDFFMIILAGSLGIIHNRTQPATINS
- a CDS encoding sugar transferase, with amino-acid sequence MKRCFDLILLFVFSPLWLPVLFVTALLVRIKLGPPVLFKQARGGLGGKVFYLWKFRSMTNQVDAHGQLLPDEQRLTSFGKFLRASSLDELPSFYNLLVGDISFVGPRPFHAEYLPLYNEFQARRHEVRPGITGWAQVNGRNSLSWEDKFKLDVWYVDNRSFVLDMKILFKTVKKVLIREGISSAGSATTEKFRGSSQN
- a CDS encoding TauD/TfdA family dioxygenase, translating into MLWEKKFTKDSAAETCKALVEDWKNDNLKVFVLRAAEKIESVREFYETLFPFIGTPAALAEDVNVGDRSKQRTGKVWMEVRFDPRFPDAYRHSANAQPLHTDGSYIPTFPNSTLLACVTNAGSGGETTFLDSVDLVECMKSENPVLLEKLMSRPVSHSRSGDSRSECIICQKGAKLHVNWNYYCVSSEIGAETRNMVEEFHSYLLSSSAIKAKTLAVKLQPGDSVMWKDDELLHGRNSFAATKESERFIWKCAMNVGVF